A single window of Terriglobia bacterium DNA harbors:
- a CDS encoding substrate-binding domain-containing protein translates to MRAFPRILLIAAILTTGILSLGREPQWIIGMSQCNLGEPWRVQMNADIRKTAVEHPELTVVFKDAQNDTLKQRAHVEEFVSSKVNLLIISPKEAAPLTAPTAEAYRRGIPVIILDRRVLGTDYTAFIGADNKRIGLAAGRWAAAKLGNKGKVVELKGLMTSTPGQDRHSGFLEGIKGTGLEIIFEADMKWLEPDARKEMESALAVHRRIDLVYAHNDPGAHGAYLAARAVGREKEMRFIGIDGLPQEGQIYVQQGILAASFEYPTGGKEAVEIALRILKGEKVPKEITLRSRVFTPENIKMGGQWLDQIPVR, encoded by the coding sequence ATGAGGGCGTTCCCCCGGATTCTTCTGATCGCGGCAATTCTGACTACCGGTATTCTCTCGCTGGGCAGAGAACCGCAATGGATCATAGGGATGAGCCAGTGCAACCTGGGCGAACCGTGGCGTGTCCAGATGAATGCCGACATACGCAAAACCGCCGTGGAACACCCTGAGTTGACGGTGGTTTTCAAGGACGCCCAGAACGACACCCTGAAGCAGCGGGCGCATGTGGAGGAGTTCGTCAGCTCCAAGGTCAACCTGCTGATCATCTCGCCGAAGGAAGCCGCTCCCCTGACCGCACCAACAGCGGAGGCGTATCGGCGCGGCATCCCGGTGATCATTCTCGACCGTCGCGTGCTGGGAACCGACTACACTGCGTTCATCGGTGCAGACAACAAAAGGATCGGACTCGCGGCAGGCCGTTGGGCGGCAGCAAAGCTCGGCAATAAGGGGAAAGTTGTCGAGTTGAAGGGACTGATGACATCGACCCCCGGGCAGGACCGCCACAGCGGTTTCCTTGAAGGCATTAAGGGGACCGGCCTCGAGATCATCTTCGAGGCGGACATGAAATGGCTGGAGCCGGACGCACGGAAGGAGATGGAGTCAGCCCTCGCGGTGCACAGGCGGATCGATCTCGTCTATGCCCACAACGATCCGGGCGCTCACGGCGCCTATCTGGCCGCCAGAGCGGTCGGCCGCGAAAAGGAAATGCGTTTCATCGGGATTGACGGCCTGCCGCAGGAAGGCCAGATCTACGTGCAGCAGGGGATTCTCGCCGCCAGTTTCGAATACCCTACGGGAGGAAAGGAAGCCGTTGAGATCGCACTCCGGATCCTGAAGGGAGAGAAAGTGCCCAAAGAAATCACCCTGCGCTCGAGGGTCTTTACCCCGGAAAACATCAAAATGGGCGGCCAATGGCTGGACCAGATTCCGGTGCGCTGA
- a CDS encoding ABC transporter permease, with protein MDELSEPVDIASPSSPGGLLGAPWIRALSALLFVFLLGLIFNADGAFFQWGTHRDMLRQISVIGILACGMTLVIITAGIDLSVGSVLGLNAVLFALLSLRLAWPPLLAVGACLMAGIACGALAGTVIARFKMQPFIATLAIMVFARGLAKSISGGEKISRAVLQPDGSYVYVDLPVFFQRIDHKVLGGNLAVVTLIFLGCVLICWVLLAKLRWGRYLYAVGANEEAARLSGVPTGWVKLLAYGLSGAFAAVAGICQAVQEQQGDPEAGVTYELSAIAMVVIGGTSLMGGRGRIAFTLLGTLTIGYLEKILSINAVSEASRLILTGIIIVAAVLLQRKS; from the coding sequence ATGGACGAATTGAGTGAACCGGTCGATATCGCGTCCCCATCTTCTCCAGGCGGCCTTCTCGGCGCCCCCTGGATCCGCGCCCTTTCGGCCCTTCTCTTTGTCTTCCTGCTTGGCCTGATCTTCAACGCCGATGGAGCGTTTTTCCAATGGGGAACCCATCGGGACATGCTGCGCCAGATCTCGGTGATCGGCATCCTCGCCTGCGGCATGACCCTGGTTATCATCACGGCCGGGATCGACCTTTCCGTGGGGAGCGTCCTCGGTTTGAACGCGGTCTTGTTTGCCCTGCTCTCGTTGCGCCTGGCCTGGCCGCCGCTGCTTGCTGTCGGCGCCTGCCTGATGGCCGGCATCGCCTGCGGCGCGCTCGCCGGCACAGTGATCGCCCGGTTCAAGATGCAGCCGTTTATCGCTACCCTGGCGATCATGGTTTTTGCCCGCGGTCTCGCAAAATCGATTTCCGGAGGGGAGAAGATCTCGCGAGCCGTGCTGCAGCCTGACGGCAGCTATGTCTATGTGGACCTGCCGGTCTTTTTTCAGAGAATCGACCACAAGGTCCTCGGCGGCAACCTGGCCGTCGTGACCTTGATATTTCTGGGCTGCGTCTTGATCTGCTGGGTCCTCCTGGCCAAGCTGCGCTGGGGCCGTTATCTTTACGCCGTGGGCGCCAATGAAGAAGCGGCGCGGCTCTCCGGGGTCCCCACCGGCTGGGTCAAGCTGCTCGCATATGGGCTGTCAGGGGCGTTTGCGGCGGTCGCCGGCATCTGCCAGGCGGTCCAGGAACAGCAGGGCGATCCCGAGGCCGGTGTGACGTATGAACTCAGCGCCATCGCCATGGTTGTCATCGGCGGCACCTCGCTGATGGGTGGGCGGGGGCGCATTGCCTTCACTCTGCTCGGGACCCTGACTATCGGCTATCTGGAGAAAATCCTGAGCATCAACGCGGTGAGCGAGGCAAGCCGGCTCATTCTGACCGGCATCATCATCGTTGCCGCCGTCCTGCTGCAGAGAAAGAGTTGA
- a CDS encoding sugar ABC transporter ATP-binding protein — protein sequence MLLSMRNIHKSFSGVPVLRDVCFDLNPGEVHILAGENGAGKTTLIKILAGVHTDYRGEIELNGRKERFTSPHDAARKGISVIHQETSLVGTLPAIDNIFLGRELTSRFSAGFLVDRKRQAARAKQLCALLGLDIELQRPVDDYPLSVRNRIEIAKALASNARILIMDEPTSALSDPEVERLFKIIAELKRGGSAIVYITHRMEEIYRVGDRITVLRDGRRIGTAPASELADVDLVRWMIGRELGTRFPSRPPTPGKERLRVEHFSVGRPGTSPPHGGRWLARDVSFALRSGEVLGIAGLQGSGNSALLAGLFGARPEAVKGNVYLDGSYFPVRSPEWSIRHGLAHLTSDRKGTGLILGLDVAKNISLASLRSISRWGVLQTKKEREMAERQVKSLAIRGASLAQEVQNLSGGNQQKVLLAKWIETQPRVLLLDEPTRGIDVGARQEIYALISRWTLEGIAIVLITSELQELIGLADRILVMHRGRISAEYSREQVTQEGILRAAMGDSWTN from the coding sequence ATGCTGCTCTCTATGCGCAACATTCACAAGTCTTTCTCAGGTGTTCCAGTGCTTCGAGATGTCTGCTTCGACCTGAACCCGGGCGAGGTGCACATCCTGGCAGGCGAGAACGGCGCGGGGAAGACCACGCTCATAAAGATCCTGGCCGGCGTCCATACCGATTACCGGGGCGAGATCGAGTTGAACGGACGAAAAGAGCGCTTCACCTCCCCGCACGACGCAGCCCGGAAGGGGATTTCCGTAATTCACCAGGAGACGTCTCTTGTCGGGACGTTGCCTGCGATCGACAACATTTTTCTCGGCCGGGAATTGACGAGTCGGTTCTCGGCCGGCTTTCTGGTCGATCGCAAGCGCCAGGCGGCCAGGGCGAAGCAGCTGTGTGCCTTGCTCGGCCTTGACATCGAACTTCAGCGTCCTGTCGACGACTACCCCCTTTCCGTCAGAAACCGCATCGAGATCGCCAAAGCGCTGGCCTCCAACGCCCGCATTCTGATCATGGATGAGCCAACCAGCGCTCTGAGCGACCCGGAAGTCGAGAGACTCTTCAAAATCATCGCCGAGCTGAAGCGCGGCGGCAGCGCGATCGTTTACATTACCCACAGAATGGAGGAGATTTACCGGGTCGGCGATCGGATCACCGTGCTCAGAGACGGGCGGCGGATTGGGACGGCGCCGGCGTCAGAACTTGCCGATGTCGACCTGGTCCGGTGGATGATCGGCCGGGAGCTGGGAACGCGCTTCCCTTCCCGCCCGCCGACGCCCGGCAAGGAGCGCTTGCGGGTCGAGCACTTTTCCGTGGGAAGGCCCGGCACTTCCCCGCCTCATGGAGGGCGCTGGCTGGCGCGGGACGTCTCGTTCGCGCTGCGCTCCGGCGAGGTTCTCGGCATTGCGGGGCTGCAAGGCTCGGGAAACAGCGCACTCCTGGCAGGCCTGTTCGGCGCCCGGCCGGAAGCGGTCAAGGGGAATGTCTATCTCGATGGCAGCTATTTTCCCGTCCGCTCACCAGAATGGTCCATTCGACACGGCCTGGCCCACCTGACCAGCGACCGCAAGGGAACGGGTCTGATCCTCGGTCTGGACGTCGCCAAAAACATCTCATTGGCTTCACTCAGGAGCATCTCGCGATGGGGTGTTCTGCAGACAAAAAAAGAGCGAGAGATGGCTGAAAGGCAGGTAAAATCGCTGGCAATCCGCGGGGCTTCCCTTGCTCAGGAGGTGCAAAACCTGTCGGGCGGCAACCAGCAGAAGGTGCTGCTCGCCAAATGGATCGAGACTCAGCCGAGGGTCCTGCTGCTCGACGAGCCCACTCGCGGCATCGATGTCGGAGCCAGGCAGGAGATATACGCGCTCATCAGCCGCTGGACGTTGGAAGGCATTGCCATTGTGCTGATCACTTCAGAGTTGCAGGAACTCATCGGCCTTGCGGACCGCATCCTGGTAATGCACCGCGGGAGGATCAGCGCCGAGTACTCCCGTGAGCAAGTCACCCAGGAAGGAATTCTGCGGGCTGCGATGGGGGACTCATGGACGAATTGA
- a CDS encoding DUF2007 domain-containing protein, giving the protein MSDQEHLDHDKLVVLMKTQSETEANIVRSILEGSGIHCALLTQVPHNIYPFTVDGLAAIQIKVLDSQLEAAQALLRDYERSAELDVDDVPDEGGIP; this is encoded by the coding sequence ATGTCCGATCAAGAACATCTGGATCATGACAAACTCGTCGTGTTGATGAAGACCCAGAGTGAAACTGAAGCCAATATTGTAAGGAGCATCCTTGAAGGCTCGGGCATTCATTGCGCCCTGCTGACCCAGGTTCCACACAATATCTATCCGTTTACTGTCGACGGACTCGCCGCAATCCAGATCAAAGTCCTGGACTCGCAGTTGGAAGCAGCCCAGGCGCTGCTGCGCGACTACGAGCGCAGTGCCGAGCTGGACGTGGACGATGTTCCGGATGAAGGTGGCATCCCTTGA
- a CDS encoding TolC family protein codes for MKILEASHGRGKCFKIGVLAILSLSTLVSWGPSRGVLAQEQKQDAPATQIPSFLLNPIEQAEKDGTALHISLKELTKLALQNNLDIAISDTNEAMYQQRVIQTYGYYDPAINLSLSTGSTKSANTNITNQSKDKSPFNQRDTAVWNFSITQNIPTGGGITATYNSSRIDTTQAASLFTPQFQASTQIQFTQPLRRNFRIDQTRSNIKLYNLDLKSNDSKFKQSVTSTIASIQSLYWDLVGAIRDYNIKRQSVELARLTVEQNRAKVEIGTLATITVTEALATQATREIDLIRARETIVSTENNLRNMISSDRNSDIWHQTIVPTESPELKEYTVELDEAINAALKNRPELEQYNLQVQQNDITYQLQKNMRKWQFDLIGTFGSTGTAGPQNTGGSVPPQFVGGIPNAYKTIFTEGLLNWSVAFAVQIPLKNRTVDSQLAQTQISKRQLLMNRTKTEQNIIVQVRNAVEALETSRQRVETAKVSLQFAQEQLDGETQRFEAGMSQNFQVLQRQADLSAAQGAQLQALIAYKKAVITLQQNMYNLLESNDFEIARTTGKGMPGFK; via the coding sequence ATGAAGATCTTGGAAGCCTCGCATGGGCGGGGCAAATGCTTTAAGATTGGTGTTTTGGCGATCTTGTCACTTTCTACGTTGGTGTCGTGGGGGCCCTCGCGAGGAGTGCTCGCGCAGGAGCAAAAGCAGGATGCCCCGGCTACGCAGATTCCGAGCTTTCTCCTGAACCCCATCGAACAGGCGGAGAAGGACGGGACGGCGCTGCACATCTCCCTGAAGGAACTGACCAAACTCGCCCTGCAGAACAATCTGGACATCGCGATTTCCGACACCAACGAGGCGATGTATCAGCAGAGGGTGATCCAGACTTACGGATACTATGACCCTGCCATCAACCTGAGCCTGTCGACCGGAAGCACGAAATCCGCAAACACGAACATCACAAACCAGTCCAAGGATAAGTCCCCTTTCAACCAGAGGGATACTGCTGTCTGGAACTTCTCGATCACACAGAACATCCCCACTGGCGGCGGCATCACGGCAACCTACAACTCCAGCCGCATCGACACAACCCAGGCGGCATCTCTGTTCACACCTCAATTTCAGGCGAGCACCCAGATCCAATTCACACAGCCGCTGCGGCGAAATTTCCGGATCGACCAGACGCGCAGCAACATCAAGCTCTACAATCTTGACCTCAAGAGCAACGACAGCAAGTTCAAGCAGAGCGTCACCAGCACGATCGCATCGATTCAAAGCCTCTACTGGGATCTGGTGGGAGCGATACGCGATTACAACATCAAGCGCCAGTCGGTGGAGTTGGCCAGACTTACGGTGGAACAGAACAGGGCAAAAGTCGAGATCGGCACTCTCGCTACCATTACCGTCACGGAAGCTCTGGCTACCCAGGCCACCCGTGAGATCGATTTGATTCGCGCCAGGGAAACCATCGTCAGCACCGAAAACAACTTGAGAAACATGATCTCGAGCGACCGGAATTCCGATATCTGGCATCAAACCATCGTCCCTACTGAATCGCCCGAACTCAAGGAGTACACCGTCGAGCTCGACGAGGCCATCAATGCTGCGCTCAAGAATCGGCCGGAATTGGAGCAATACAATCTGCAGGTGCAGCAGAACGACATTACGTACCAGCTGCAGAAGAACATGCGGAAATGGCAATTCGACCTTATCGGCACATTCGGCTCCACTGGCACGGCAGGGCCTCAGAATACCGGCGGCAGTGTCCCGCCTCAATTTGTCGGCGGCATTCCCAACGCCTACAAGACGATCTTCACTGAAGGTCTCCTTAACTGGAGTGTAGCCTTCGCCGTCCAGATACCACTTAAGAACAGGACCGTCGATTCGCAGCTGGCGCAGACCCAAATCTCGAAGCGGCAGCTGCTCATGAACAGGACCAAGACCGAGCAGAACATCATCGTCCAGGTCCGCAACGCGGTGGAAGCCCTCGAAACCAGCCGTCAACGTGTGGAAACAGCCAAGGTTTCGCTCCAGTTTGCCCAGGAACAACTCGACGGTGAAACCCAGCGCTTCGAGGCCGGCATGAGCCAGAACTTCCAGGTCCTCCAGCGCCAGGCCGATCTTTCTGCAGCGCAGGGCGCGCAGCTGCAGGCCTTGATTGCGTACAAAAAAGCAGTCATCACCTTGCAGCAGAACATGTACAACCTGCTCGAATCCAACGATTTCGAGATTGCCAGGACCACCGGCAAGGGCATGCCCGGCTTCAAGTGA
- a CDS encoding Na+:solute symporter, translating to MHLHLIDWVIVAFSLGICFIPALFFGKRAGRSTSEFFVSGRSVPWWLAGLSMVATTFSSDTPNLVTDIVRRNGVAGNWVWWAFVLTGVSTVFFYAQLWRRSGVMTDLEFYEIRYSGKAAGFVRGFRSVYLGLFFNCMIMATVNLAACKIAGVLFGLPRWETLLICGLLNVVFAAHSGLWGVLVIDMVQFFIKMTAVIAAAYFALRLPQVGGLHGLVEKLSVLKGPNGVNYLNILPDFSSNWDMAIAVFIMPIAVQWWAVWYPGAEPGGGSYIAQRMLASKSEKDSLGAVLFFNLAHYVLRPWPWILVGLCSLIIYPQLSDIREAFPHLDPSLIGHDIAYPAMLKFLPVGFIGLMVGGLIAANSSTILTHLNWGASYLVHDFYQRFVRKDKPEKHYVLAGRVVTVFLFLCASGTVYLLDTAKDAFDIILQVGAGTGLLYLVRWFWWRVNAWCEVAAMISSFAVSVALLLLHKNGVAVSTHKGLLITVGVTTVCWMSTAFLGPETDRKTLIDFYRKVKPFGPGWSEIRKEAGVSPAEAKATGQNIPLGLLGWVSGCTVIWSALFTVGNFLYGRMNYALMLLGVFVVSSLVLLRVINRVWADNRTRLEQTGQ from the coding sequence ATGCATCTGCACCTTATCGATTGGGTCATCGTCGCCTTTTCCCTCGGCATCTGCTTCATCCCGGCGCTGTTTTTCGGCAAGCGCGCAGGCAGGAGCACATCGGAGTTCTTCGTTTCAGGCCGTTCCGTGCCCTGGTGGCTGGCGGGGCTGTCGATGGTGGCGACCACGTTCAGCAGCGATACGCCGAATCTGGTGACCGATATCGTACGCCGCAACGGCGTGGCAGGGAACTGGGTCTGGTGGGCATTTGTGCTGACGGGCGTATCCACGGTGTTTTTCTACGCGCAGCTGTGGCGGCGCTCGGGGGTCATGACGGATCTCGAGTTCTACGAGATCCGCTATTCGGGAAAAGCCGCCGGCTTCGTGCGCGGGTTCCGCTCGGTCTACCTGGGGCTGTTTTTCAACTGCATGATCATGGCGACGGTGAATCTGGCGGCCTGCAAGATCGCCGGCGTCCTGTTCGGCCTGCCGCGCTGGGAGACACTGCTGATCTGCGGCCTGCTCAACGTGGTGTTTGCCGCGCACTCCGGGCTCTGGGGCGTGCTGGTGATCGACATGGTCCAGTTCTTCATCAAGATGACCGCGGTCATCGCTGCAGCCTACTTTGCGCTCAGGCTGCCGCAGGTCGGCGGGCTGCACGGACTGGTCGAGAAACTGTCAGTCCTGAAGGGGCCGAACGGAGTGAATTACCTGAACATCCTTCCCGACTTCAGCAGTAACTGGGATATGGCAATCGCGGTCTTTATCATGCCGATCGCAGTCCAATGGTGGGCCGTCTGGTATCCCGGCGCAGAGCCGGGCGGGGGCAGTTACATTGCCCAGCGCATGCTGGCCTCGAAATCCGAAAAGGACTCCCTGGGCGCCGTGCTCTTCTTCAATCTCGCGCACTACGTGCTGCGCCCCTGGCCGTGGATCCTGGTGGGACTGTGCTCGCTGATCATCTACCCTCAACTTTCCGATATTCGAGAGGCCTTTCCGCACCTCGATCCGAGCCTGATCGGACACGACATCGCGTACCCGGCGATGCTGAAGTTCCTGCCCGTCGGTTTCATCGGCCTGATGGTCGGTGGCCTGATCGCCGCCAACTCCTCGACCATTCTGACCCACCTCAACTGGGGTGCCTCGTACCTGGTGCACGACTTCTATCAGCGCTTCGTCCGGAAAGACAAGCCTGAAAAGCATTACGTGCTCGCCGGGCGCGTCGTGACGGTCTTCCTGTTTTTATGCGCCTCGGGCACGGTCTACCTTCTTGATACCGCCAAGGACGCCTTCGACATCATTCTCCAGGTCGGCGCGGGCACCGGCCTGCTCTACCTGGTGCGCTGGTTCTGGTGGCGCGTAAACGCCTGGTGCGAGGTAGCGGCGATGATCAGTTCGTTTGCGGTCTCGGTCGCACTGCTGTTGCTCCATAAGAACGGTGTGGCCGTCAGCACGCATAAGGGACTACTAATCACCGTCGGCGTCACCACGGTTTGCTGGATGTCGACGGCGTTCCTCGGCCCGGAGACGGATCGAAAGACGCTGATCGACTTCTACAGGAAGGTAAAGCCGTTCGGCCCCGGCTGGTCCGAGATCCGCAAGGAAGCGGGGGTGTCGCCGGCAGAGGCCAAGGCGACGGGCCAGAACATCCCGCTGGGACTGCTCGGCTGGGTGTCGGGCTGCACGGTCATTTGGTCGGCGCTGTTCACCGTGGGCAACTTCCTGTACGGCCGCATGAACTACGCGCTGATGCTGCTGGGTGTGTTCGTAGTAAGCAGCCTGGTTCTCCTGCGCGTGATCAACCGGGTATGGGCCGACAACAGGACTCGCCTGGAGCAGACGGGACAGTAA
- a CDS encoding TonB family protein: MKRSLILSLVCLLIPLAAFAQQPPPLPPLPPQAQTLPPPPPPPPPQTSGKWWKNSAIVRALGLSDAQVVQLEAAYLQHQAQLAELRSALLREEEQLKVLLEAERLSEGALAAQRVALTAARNALEAENSDMTLEMRRVLTADQWRRLEKMRTDRAIPPPPPPPPPPPPPAKMSKEIALSVEKIYDLRTTPGIQEPTTVATPRPPYTPEARAAKIEGTMVMQVVIWKDGSVGEVKVIRGLGYGLDESAADTMKTKWRYRPAMLNGQPVNVRANVEVSFRLF; this comes from the coding sequence ATGAAACGCTCTTTGATTCTCAGCCTTGTGTGTCTGCTGATCCCGCTCGCTGCATTTGCCCAACAGCCGCCACCTCTGCCACCACTTCCGCCACAAGCTCAGACCCTGCCTCCGCCCCCGCCGCCTCCACCTCCTCAGACTTCGGGCAAGTGGTGGAAGAACTCTGCGATCGTGCGTGCGTTGGGGCTTAGCGATGCGCAGGTGGTGCAGCTCGAAGCCGCCTACCTGCAGCACCAGGCTCAGCTGGCCGAACTCCGGTCCGCACTGCTCCGAGAAGAAGAACAGCTCAAGGTCCTGCTCGAGGCTGAGCGACTGAGCGAAGGAGCGCTTGCCGCCCAGAGGGTGGCGCTCACCGCCGCGCGGAATGCGCTCGAGGCCGAGAATTCGGACATGACCCTCGAAATGCGCCGGGTACTGACTGCGGATCAATGGCGCAGGCTCGAGAAAATGCGGACGGATCGGGCGATTCCGCCTCCTCCACCCCCGCCTCCACCGCCGCCTCCGCCCGCGAAGATGAGCAAGGAGATTGCGCTTTCGGTGGAGAAGATCTATGACTTGAGGACCACGCCGGGGATCCAGGAGCCGACGACAGTCGCCACGCCCCGACCTCCTTACACCCCAGAAGCCAGGGCAGCCAAAATCGAAGGGACCATGGTGATGCAGGTTGTGATCTGGAAAGACGGGAGCGTGGGCGAAGTTAAGGTTATCCGAGGCCTTGGATATGGCCTCGACGAGTCTGCCGCAGATACTATGAAGACGAAATGGCGCTACCGACCTGCAATGCTGAACGGCCAGCCCGTAAACGTGCGCGCAAACGTCGAGGTCTCGTTCCGGCTATTTTAG
- a CDS encoding RNA polymerase sigma factor: protein MASEAAHRQIRREDFESIVREHQRRIYRILFSLLRDPDEADSLTQECFLRAFSRRAGFRGEAGPGTWLVRIAINLAQDQLKSRRASFWRRLRRGLEWNKQAPADRRRTPEAAMLVQERVAAVWAAVERLPVRQRTVFTLRFAEDMALHEIADAMKLREGTVKAHLSSATNAVRRELAR from the coding sequence GTGGCATCCGAGGCTGCGCACCGGCAGATTCGAAGGGAGGATTTTGAATCGATCGTCCGGGAACATCAAAGGCGCATCTACCGGATCCTGTTCTCACTCCTTCGTGACCCCGATGAAGCGGACAGCCTTACCCAGGAGTGCTTTCTCCGGGCTTTCTCACGGCGTGCCGGTTTTCGCGGCGAAGCCGGCCCGGGAACATGGCTGGTCCGCATTGCCATCAATCTGGCACAGGATCAGCTGAAGAGCCGGCGTGCCTCGTTCTGGAGGCGTCTTCGGCGCGGGCTGGAATGGAACAAGCAGGCTCCGGCGGATCGGCGCCGCACTCCGGAGGCTGCCATGCTCGTTCAAGAGCGGGTTGCTGCGGTCTGGGCGGCGGTCGAGAGATTGCCCGTACGGCAGCGAACCGTCTTTACACTCAGGTTTGCCGAGGATATGGCACTCCATGAGATCGCCGATGCCATGAAGCTGCGGGAAGGGACCGTGAAGGCCCACCTCTCCAGCGCAACCAACGCAGTCCGGCGCGAGTTGGCGCGATAG
- a CDS encoding ABC transporter permease, which translates to MDADTRWQELLGVKAFLGRALTPDDDKMPGGSPAVVLSHGFWQRQFGGDPSILNRTVRLNQLPMTIVGVMAPGFTGTVAGDIQSADSPRRDTSLDPLAGAEGGLLAGRDRMRCRSRRLPGIEPGAVVAAI; encoded by the coding sequence TTGGACGCAGATACACGCTGGCAGGAGCTTCTGGGGGTCAAAGCGTTTCTCGGCAGAGCCTTGACGCCGGATGACGACAAGATGCCAGGCGGCAGTCCGGCGGTGGTCCTCAGCCATGGCTTCTGGCAGCGGCAGTTTGGCGGCGATCCATCCATTCTGAATCGCACGGTGCGCCTGAATCAGCTGCCGATGACGATCGTCGGGGTCATGGCGCCCGGCTTCACCGGCACGGTAGCAGGAGACATACAGAGTGCGGATAGCCCTCGGCGCGACACGAGCCTCGATCCACTGGCTGGTGCTGAAGGAGGTCTCCTTGCTGGCCGCGATCGGATGCGCTGTCGGTCTCGCCGCCTTCCTGGTATCGAGCCAGGTGCTGTCGTCGCTGCTATTTGA